The DNA region tccaaaaataaataatcactacctgtgaaatttttgggataaagtttggcaagacgaatgagtttacgaatatcaaattgggagaatgaatttctgggaggaagacatgatatgcagccaattttattatatctgacaaaagatttccacacgataatgatgaagattagtgatgagttccTCTTTTCTTCTCCGCCTatcattgctatcaattatcatatgtttattcatatcaaatattaagatcgagtgtaattgacaaaaactgttaacttggtccaaaatatcatgtcatccatcttctctaaatttttgtaattgatttttcgaactcgaaatcaatgacatggcttgaactatattttgctctcctctttgtaggcaaagtgacaactcacttgtaattcccaataattttttcatcaaatgcaaaatatgaaaatctaatttaatagatttcagcctaactattttaacttgtttattaatattaatttatattttcttataaatttttaaaatagtaaacactattattatatgttaaaataaattaaaggtgagaccagggtttgatcacctgacctcatcTTCAGAGTTTGGTTACCAAACCAACTGGACTAAGACTTacttgtcaaatatatatataaaaaataatttatcttaaggtttggggaggcccgggccccccaaggccccccttgtaggtccgccactgatCATAACCATGGGTCCAATGTTTGTCGTCACTCATGAGGCATCTTGTTGTCTTAGAGTTCagttttatcataaattttatcttttatggTGGCCCATACCATTTTATATACGGCTTAgtatcattatattatttaaatcaaagcaaaaataacaaaaatctagtaaaatctaaaaagtaaaaatataaaaattacattatttaagtatatattttgaaattaatttattttaaatttataaataaaactttaaatagAGTTTTTGTTAATGGAGACTAGTACTTTATAAGTTAGTTAAGTGGTatgaaacataaaaataatattatatatgttattactaaaaaaaaaaaaagatgatttTGTAGCATGGTAATTAATTAAGcatatttgagattattttattattatatattaatatttttaatttcaaatattttaccaataaaacttaattttttttaaattactaccaattaaaagaattatttaaaaaaactgtACCGgccttaatttatttaaaatgaataaatttcaACTATGGACTGCTTTAGCTGGAAATCTGGCGAAAACTATAAGGAAAGATCAAAAGGTATACTTTTTCCCTCAAGGGTATCAAGAACAAGCCGATAGAATTGTTGATTTTGAAAACATTCCTTCATCAATTGAATCTTCTATAAAGTGTAAGGTTTTGGGTGTTAAGTATTTGGCTAATCATGAAACTGACGAGGTTTATCTCAAGATTAACTTGCTTCCTGTTCCTGTGAACGGAAGTTGTTCTCTTGACGATGATAATGACGACGACGAGGATGACGAAGACGACGGTGATATTCATAAACTTGTTGCATTTGCGAAAACATTAACTCCGTCGGATGCAAATAACGGTGGTGGATTTTCAGTTCCTAGGTATTGTGCAGATACAATGTTTCCTAAACTCAACTTTGACGATGACCCACCTGTTCAAAACCTTCGAATTAAAGATGTTCATGGAAGAATCTGGACGTTTCGTCATATTTACAGAGGATCGCCAAGACGCCACCTTTTTACAACGGGATGGAGTGGTTTTGTAAATAATAAGAAACTCATCAGCGGCGATTCAATTGTTTTTGTTAAGGATAACAATGGTGAAATCCGGGTAGGTCTCCGTCGTCGAATAAACAGAGAAGCTAGTGGAGACCAGACTGAATCATCATCAGCAGCAGCACCACCGCCGCCGCCGCGTTCCCGTTGGAATGAGACAAAAATAAGCCCGGAATCAGTCATTGAAAGTTTAAACCTTGCGAGTAAAGGTGAGGCGTTTGAAGTGGTTTACT from Impatiens glandulifera chromosome 5, dImpGla2.1, whole genome shotgun sequence includes:
- the LOC124938886 gene encoding auxin response factor 16-like; translation: MNKFQLWTALAGNLAKTIRKDQKVYFFPQGYQEQADRIVDFENIPSSIESSIKCKVLGVKYLANHETDEVYLKINLLPVPVNGSCSLDDDNDDDEDDEDDGDIHKLVAFAKTLTPSDANNGGGFSVPRYCADTMFPKLNFDDDPPVQNLRIKDVHGRIWTFRHIYRGSPRRHLFTTGWSGFVNNKKLISGDSIVFVKDNNGEIRVGLRRRINREASGDQTESSSAAAPPPPPRSRWNETKISPESVIESLNLASKGEAFEVVYYPQVNAPAFCVESLKVTKSLKIPWDAGSSCKIELESEDSSRKSWFDGTITSVEPFDPDHWKLSPWKSIKVKWDNDLENTLLEYVKFVSPWMIESVLSIIPQLINLSLSQPKKKSRYDHQPSLLTSSSSMFSGNLQQGVVPFNDYYCNVTPVGMQGAGQDPNGSLLSSSSSMVNYYNQFQTAGSYKILKSNFPKFNYHPGCVTIAAAGEVVADGKEEDENDSSHIYIFGTRIEKMKLDDESPSEEGMDDDVQGDGNGNESIEE